The genomic interval CGAGTGCCGGCTTAAGGATTCGACGAGATCCGGTTCAAGATTATTCGGAAGCCTGAGAGGAACATTGTACAGTATTAATGGTATGGGACTGCAATCAGCTGCCTTTGTAAAAAACCTGTAAAGCTCATCCTGTGAATACCTGTAATAGTATGGAGGAGTAAGCACAAATGCGTTCACTCCACTTTCCGAGTAGCATTTTATATTTTCCATTACAACTTCCAGCGAGGCATCGCTAACCATAAGCATTAACGGCACCCTCCCGGAAACACAATCAACAGATACTTTGACAAACTCCTTTCTTTTTTGGGGATGCATGGAAAAATACTCCCCTGTGGAAGACAGCAGGAATATTCCATCTGCTTCATTCTCAATAAAATAGTTGTGCATTCTTTCAGTTGCTTCTCTATCAATACCGCCTTTACTGTCAAAAGGAGTAGGAGAAGCTATAATAAGACCTCTCATGTTATTGATATTCATGTTTTATTCTCCTTTGCCCTTGCCTTCAAATGCATTGTTAATATCCGGGAGACAACCGGAAGATAACCGGAAGATAAACAATTGATGATTTCCGGATGCGTAGCTTCCTATATCCGGCTTCGCATATCTACCGGGCTATCCACCGCCGGTTTCGCTTATACGCTCTCCCGGACTACCTAACCTTACGTTAAACCAAAAAACTAAAAATCGCCTTTCAATACATCTTCATAAAGGGGCGCCTTGTTTAATTCTTCTTGTATCTTGGAATATCCTGCGTCGTTGATTCTTTTAATGTAATTTTCCCATCTTGTAAGGTTTTAAAAGATGTTTCTGCCATTCATTCCATGCATATTTTTGAGCTTTTGCCGTAGTCTCCTCCCACGAAAGCTTTTTAATATCCAGGTCCGTAATATAATTTGAATTGTATGACCCCAATCCTGTATTCGAACCGGTTTTAATTCCTTCTTTTAATATGGGAGCCGATTCATAAGGTTTCCCTGACCATTCAAAGTGAACCCCTTCCTCTCCGTATCTTAAAAAGAATTTCGCATCCTTGTCAAAGTTTGCGTAATCAAACAACTGAAGTATTCGAACCAGTTTTTCATCGTCTACCTCTTTTGCCACATAAAAGTAATAAGCATAGTTCATAAAGCTATAAGGCCTTGTTCCACCTTTTCCGTTTAAACCGGTTTCAGGCGGAGTTATCAAAATTTTTGCCCCTTCATTTTGCAGCATGTTAAGAGGAGGCCTTGTTTTAAAGCCGCTATTAAGCCATCCAACCGTAATACCGCTATATCCGGCTTTATTGGATGCAATCTTTTCCCATGCTTTTTGCCGGTTTAGTGTTGCAAATTCAGTATCAAGAAAACCCTCCTTGTATAAATTGTTTGCAAACTTAAGAAATTCTTTATAACGATTTGTTACATAAAACTCTGCAGCATTTCCATTTTCCTCAACTATCCCGGTATCCTGAAAACCAAACATGCCAAAAATAGGATTCCAGTAAAAAGCATCTCTTCCCGCCGCCGTCATGCCGTATGTGTCATCTTTGCCATTCTTGTCAGGATCATTCTTGGTAAATGCCTCCATTATGCTTACGAACTGTTCCTGGGTAAACGGATTTTGAACAATAAATATCCTGCCATCATTATCTATTTGTTCCAGGGAACCATTAGGGCTTATGCCAACATTCTCTAGCCAGTCAAGACGATAAACCGAAGTAAAGGATAATACATCTTTGTCTCCTGCCCTGTAGCCCGAAAGACAAAGATATTCGTCTTCTTTGCCTTCTGCAAGGTTTAATTTCCAGCCAATCGGGTCGCTGTCAAGAAGCCTGACGTAATTTGGCGCATACCTGGTTATCAAGTCTTTGGGTATAGTCCTTATCAAACCTTGTTCATCCATCTTTTCAGGGCTTCTGCCTATCCATCCGCAATCAGGCATTTCTCCCGAGGCTAACATTAGATCAACCTGTTGACTTTGGGCAAGATCGACCTTTTTGGTTACAAGCTTTATGTTAAGCTTTTCTTCCAATTTTTTAGCTGCCCAGTTATCCTGTTCGATATCTCCGCAAGCCCATGATACCCATGATATTTCAAACTTCTTGGCGTATGGATCTTCCGGGATCGCACCGGTCTGACTGGCCTCTTCCTCCTTTCCATCATCCTGCTCTTTTTCACTGATGGTTTTTACACACCCGGCAAGCCCTACTATCATGAATAGAGCAATTGCCAGGCATAAATATTTGATAATTTTTTTGACATGTACATTTACCCTCCTTTATCTATTTTTATTTGTATATATTTTGTATATATTTAAAAACCCACCAGAACTATAAAATACTAACGTTAAAATCCGGCGCTTCCTGTTTAACTTCTACCTTGCGTGATACAATAATCGATCATTCTCCTAAGTATCATCTGCATAACGATTTTGCGTTCATCCCTTATATATATAAGGCAATCCATCCATGCATTCCAATGACCTACCGCGCTCCAGAGCGCAATCGTAGCTATTATTGGTTTTGCCAGGGGCATGGTTATTTTAAATAGTATAGTAATATATCCCGCTCCGTCTATAAACGCAGACTCTTCAAGGGCATTGTCCATTGACATAAGATAGTTGCGCACCAGGATTATTACATATGAGCCAACTGCCCCAGGAATTATATAGACAAGAAGGCTGTCTACAAATCCCAGTTTCCTGTTGATAATATACGACGGTATAAGCCCTCCGGAAAAAAACATGGGCAGCAATATATATATCATTAGCCATTTCCTTAAAGGAAGATTTCTTTTTGATAAAGGATATGCTGCGAACAGGGTCAACACGATATGAAGCAATGTGCCTGCAACTGTCCTGTATATTGTTATGGCGTATGCATTTATGATTTTGTTGTCGGAAAAAACAAATTCATATGCGTCAAAGCACCACCTTTCCGGCCAGAGCCTTAAAGTTAGCGAAGTGGTATTGTCAGGATGAGTAAATGAAAGAACTATCATATCCCAGAAAGGAAATAGTATTGAGATGCAAAATACTACCATAAAAGTATAATTGAATATATCAAATACAAATCCTCCTATTGACTTCTGTTTTAGAAAACTCACTTTTCAAGCACTTCCTCTCACCATATTCCATAATCATTTATTTTTTTTATTATACTGTTTGTAATCAATATTAGTAATAGTCCAACAACATTTTGGAATAGTCCTACAGCAGCAGCATAATCGTATTTCGCTTCAAAAAGTCCTTTCCTGAAAGTGTAAGTTTCAATAACATCCGCAACATCGTAAATAAGGGGGTTGTATAAGTTAAAAATCGGGTCAAAACTCGCCTTCAATATATTGCGAAGGCTAAGAATAAATAATATTGTTATTGTTGGAGTAATAGAAGGCAATGTAATATGAATGGCTTTCTGGAACCTGTTTGCACCGTCTAGAACTGCTGATTCATACATATTTATGTCTATTGCAGATATTGATGCAAGATATACTATGGATCCCCATCCAACTCCCGCCCAAAAAGTTGTTACCAGATATATTGGAATAAAGTACGAGCTTTTTATCATGAAATAAACAGGTTCTTTTCCGAATAAAGTCCTCAAATAATTAATTATACCTACTTCAGGGGAAAGAAGCTGATACACGAAACCTGCTATAACTACCCATGACAAGAAATGGGGGAGATACGAAATAGTCTGGACTACTCTTTTAAACTTCATTTTCGTTATTTCATTCAAAAGCAGTGCAAATATTATCGGGAGAGGAAAGCAAGCTATCCGCAATACACTTAATCTTAATGTATTCCAGAACACCCGTTTAAACAATATATCTCCAAATAAGTCTTTGTAATGCTTGAAATTGTTCCATTTACTCCCTAGTATACCATCCGCATATTTAAAGTTCTTAAATGATATTAATACTCCGTACATTGGAAGATAATCAAATACTAGCATGTGAATCAAGGGAATGAGAAAAATAATGTAGAGCGCTTTCATTCTCTTAAATTTACTCCACTCAATCCTGCTTTTTTTCTGTTGAGCAACGTCCCGAATTTACCTATCCTGCCATTGGATAATAATCCGGATTTGTTTAGCCGCAAAGTTGCATTTCCCATGAAAATTCCCCTTTCACAAACTTTAGCCAACTATAATCTCTTGCCTTTATTAAATTTGAGTTTATATAAATAGTAATTATATCTGCTTTCAGTATATACAATATTCATAACTTTTTGATGCAAAATCTATAGATGTTTTATGGAATTTCTATAGATATTTTTGTTCATAATCTCTTCGGAATATATATGTGGGTATATGTGAGGATTTTTGTGTCCGAAGTCTGACAACGCGATGCGACGCTTGTCACTCTTTTCATATCAAAGCAGATTGCAATTAAACAAGTATTATGTTATATTTTTATGTAGATTAAAACTTAGTTTAATGCTTTAATATACTTAACTATACACATTTTAAGGAGGTTTTTACATGAGTAAGTTAAAAGGTGCATGTGTGTTTGGCCAATCAGGCGGGCCGACATCGGTTATTAATGCCAGTGCCGCCGGTGTAATAGAGGAAGCATTAAAACAAGACTGCATTACTGAAGTTTATGGAGCAGCTCATGGAATTAAAGGAATTTTAAATGAGGTCCTCTATGATATGAGCAAGGAAGACCCTTATGAATTGGAATTGCTCAAGACAACGCCATCTTCCGCCCTGGGTTCTGTCCGTTACAAACTTAAAAAGGCTGAAGAAGACGAAACAGATTATAAAAGAATTCTTGAAGTATTTAAAAAATATAACATAAGGTATTTCTTCTACAATGGCGGAAACGATTCCATGGATACCTGCAATAAAGTCAGCAAATATATGCAAAAAGCTGGTTATGAATGCAGAGTGATGGGCGTACCCAAAACCATAGACAATGACCTTTGGGGTACCGACCATTGTCCTGGGTATGGCAGTGCAGCAAAGTATATTGCTACATCAATAATGGAAATATACCATGATGCAAGGGTATATGACAAGGGGATGATAACCATACTGGAAATTATGGGAAGAAATGCAGGATGGCTTACTGCCGCATCTGCTCTTGCGTCATATAAAGGTTACGGACCAGATTTGATTTATCTGCCTGAACTTCCTTTTGACCTTGACAAATTTATTGAAAATGTCAGCAGAATATACAAAGAAAACGGGAATGTTATAGTTGCCGTTTCCGAAGGCATTAAAGATAAAGAAGGCACATATATTTCGGAATATGGTACCGACCTTGCCAAACATAAAGATGCCTTTGGTCATGCGCAACTTGGGGGACTTGCTGCAACCCTTGCAAATATAGTAAAGGAGAAAACGGGGGCAAAGGTACGCGGCATTGAATTCAGCTTGCTCCAAAGATGTGCTGCTCATCTCGCTTCACTTACTGATGTAAATGAGGCTTACATGGCTGGACAGGCTGCAGTCCAACATGCTGTACAGGGAGTTACGGACAAGATGGTAGCTTTTGAAAGGGCTGAACAACCTGAATACAAGTGTAATATTAAACTTATTAATCTTACTGATGTAGCCAATACTGAAAAGAAAGTGCCTCTTGAATGGATTATTAATGATGGGACGGGAGTTTCAGATGAGTTTGCAAAATATGCCCTTCCGTTAATTCAAGGTGAATCAAGGCCTCCTATTGAGGATGGCCTACCAAGGTTTGCCAAATTAAAAAAGGTGCTTGCTAAGAAATAAGCAGGCAGTAGCCGGATAAAGCAGATATAGATGCAGAGCTATCTGGTTTTGCAAGTTAGTAATAAAAATCCTGCATTTTTAAAAATTTATAAAATTTTATTATAAACTATTGCATCAATATAATTATTATGCTATAATAAAAAATAGTTAAACATTTTTTAGTAATATAAAATTTAATACCTATTTGATTGTGCAATGAAGCATACAGGTAATTGCAAGACGTACTCAACGAAGGGTATTTATCATTCGTCAAGTACGTCTTTTTATTTATTATAAAGGTTTAAAAACTATAAATTTAAACTACAAATTTTATGAAAGGGGAGTATTACATGTCAAGATATGGAAAAGAAGATGTTTTAAAGCTTGTAGAAGAACTAGATGTAAAATTTATACGCCTTCAGTTTACTGACATATTTGGTATGCTGAAAAATGTTGCTATTACATCAGAACAGCTTGAGAAGGCGTTGAATAACAAGTGCATGTTTGACGGATCATCAATTGAAGGGTTTGTAAGAATTGAAGAATCAGATATGTATTTAGCACCGGATCCCAATTCATTTGCAGTATTTCCGTGGAGGCCACAAACCGGTAAAGTAGCAAGGCTTATATGTGATGTACTTAACCCTGATGGTACTCCATTTGAAGGAGATCCAAGGTATGTTTTGAAAAAAGCCTTGAAAAAAGCCGCCGATATGGGTTATGAAAAGTTTAATGTCGGTCCCGAATGTGAATTCTTTTTGTTTCTTACCGATAACGAAGGAAACCCAACAATAAAAACCCACGACAATGCCGGATATTTTGACCTTGGACCAGTGGACTTAGGCGAAAATTCAAGAAGGGATATTTGCCTTGCTCTTGAGGAAATGGGCTTCGAAATAGAAGCTTCTCACCATGAAGTTGCACCCGGCCAGCATGAAATTGATTTCAAATATCAGGAAGCTCTTACTACAGCAGACAATATAATGACATTCAAGATGGTTGTTAAAACTATAGCCCAAAAGAATAGTTTGCATGCTACATTCATGCCAAAACCCATTTTTGGAATTAACGGTTCAGGTATGCACACAAATATTTCGTTGTTTAAGGATGGCAAAAATGCATTTTATGATGAAACCGACTCCCTGCAATTAAGCCAGGAAGCTTATTGGTTTATCGGAGGACTTATTAAAAACATAAGATCAATTACAGCAATAACAAACCCCACTGTAAATTCTTATAAGCGCCTTGTGCCTGGCTATGAAGCACCTGTATATATCGCCTGGTCTGCAAGGAACAGAAGTCCTCTTATCAGAATACCGGCTGCTAGAGGAGAAGCTACAAGGCTTGAATTAAGGTGCCCTGATCCATCCTGTAACCCGTATCTGGCTTTAGCTGTAATCTTAATTGCAGGTCTTGATGGAATAGAAAACAAAATTCAGCCTCCATTACCAATTGATAAAAATATATTCGAAATGACAGAAGAACAAAGGCTGAAAGAAGGCATTCTTTCACTTCCCGGAAGCCTTGAAGAAGCCATCAATGAATTAGAAAAGAGCAAACTTGCCGAGGAGATTTTGGGAAAGCATATTTTTGTTAAATATATTGAAGCCAAAAGAAAAGAATGGGATGATTACAGGACCAAAATAACCAAATGGGAACTTGAACACTATTTAACAAAGTATTGATATAATGAATGCTATGTATGTTATGCTGTACACTATCAATTAAAATTAAACTTATATAATTAACACATATTAACTATAACAATATGTTATAATAAAATATACTGTATATTTGTCCAATCCGTTTTATTTTTATGGTGGTTTTTATGGATGTTAATCTGGAACTATATAAAGTTTTTTATTATGTTGTAAAGACAGGTAGCATCTCCAAAGCTTCCCAGGAGCTTTTTATCTCACAACCTGCAGTAAGTCAGGCCATAAAAAAGCTTGAATCCAAGCTTGGAGGGCAATTGTTCACCCGGGCACCTAAAGGAATTGTCCTTACACCTGAAGGAGAAGTCTTGTTTAAATATATTGAACAAGGCTATAATACGATATTGTTAGCAGAAAGCAAGTTTATGGAAGCTATTAATCTTGATTTGGGCAATATACGTATTGGTGCAAGCGACATGACTTTAAAATATTTTTTACTTCCTTACCTTGAAGAATTTCACAAGCAATTCCCTAAAATTAGAATAAAAGTTACAAACGGTCCGTCTCCCGAAACTGTGAATTCCCTGAAAATGGGTTCCATTGACTTTGGGGTAGTAAGCCTTCCTTTAACTAATGATGAAACAATCGATGTATCTGAAGTAATGGAAATTCAGGACTGTTTTGTTGCAAATTACCGTTTTAGCGACCTTACTTCAAGGGAAGTCTCAATAAAGGAGCTCGTCAAGTATCCTATAATTATGCTTGAAAAAAATACGAGCACAAGGCAGTATATAGATGATTACCTGTCTCAGCATTCGGTATCACTGGTTCCTGAGTTTGAGCTTGCAACAAGCGACCTTATTGTTCAATTCGCTTGCAGAGGTTTGGGCATATCCTGTGTTGTCAGGAATTTTGCAGAAGAAAGCATAAAAAGTGGTATATTATTTGAAATTGCCTTGGAGGAAAAAATACCTCCAAGGCATATTGGCATAATTAAATTACGTAACGTGCCGTTGACTGCTGCAGCCAAAAAGTTTATGGAGTTGATTCAAAACAAGACCAGTATTGGAAAATTTTAAAGTGTATAACTTCATCTTATGATTTAAATAAGTAATATGAATTTTACTTATTCCCTAAAAACAAATATAATAG from Bacillota bacterium carries:
- a CDS encoding dihydrodipicolinate synthase family protein, with amino-acid sequence MNINNMRGLIIASPTPFDSKGGIDREATERMHNYFIENEADGIFLLSSTGEYFSMHPQKRKEFVKVSVDCVSGRVPLMLMVSDASLEVVMENIKCYSESGVNAFVLTPPYYYRYSQDELYRFFTKAADCSPIPLILYNVPLRLPNNLEPDLVESLSRHSNIIGIKETSLDAERLFKLLCIFKGREDFVVYSGSERFAAYTALFGGSFVYALAALGPKLFKEMLRLGKEKDTGGIQMLQDKINKLSGIFNAVKGGSQESFSNFSIGIKAGLKLKGICEIHGSQLGYELCDRDWERIKEAVLEAGISNAGK
- a CDS encoding carbohydrate ABC transporter permease, yielding MSFLKQKSIGGFVFDIFNYTFMVVFCISILFPFWDMIVLSFTHPDNTTSLTLRLWPERWCFDAYEFVFSDNKIINAYAITIYRTVAGTLLHIVLTLFAAYPLSKRNLPLRKWLMIYILLPMFFSGGLIPSYIINRKLGFVDSLLVYIIPGAVGSYVIILVRNYLMSMDNALEESAFIDGAGYITILFKITMPLAKPIIATIALWSAVGHWNAWMDCLIYIRDERKIVMQMILRRMIDYCITQGRS
- a CDS encoding sugar ABC transporter permease → MKALYIIFLIPLIHMLVFDYLPMYGVLISFKNFKYADGILGSKWNNFKHYKDLFGDILFKRVFWNTLRLSVLRIACFPLPIIFALLLNEITKMKFKRVVQTISYLPHFLSWVVIAGFVYQLLSPEVGIINYLRTLFGKEPVYFMIKSSYFIPIYLVTTFWAGVGWGSIVYLASISAIDINMYESAVLDGANRFQKAIHITLPSITPTITILFILSLRNILKASFDPIFNLYNPLIYDVADVIETYTFRKGLFEAKYDYAAAVGLFQNVVGLLLILITNSIIKKINDYGIW
- a CDS encoding 6-phosphofructokinase, which gives rise to MSKLKGACVFGQSGGPTSVINASAAGVIEEALKQDCITEVYGAAHGIKGILNEVLYDMSKEDPYELELLKTTPSSALGSVRYKLKKAEEDETDYKRILEVFKKYNIRYFFYNGGNDSMDTCNKVSKYMQKAGYECRVMGVPKTIDNDLWGTDHCPGYGSAAKYIATSIMEIYHDARVYDKGMITILEIMGRNAGWLTAASALASYKGYGPDLIYLPELPFDLDKFIENVSRIYKENGNVIVAVSEGIKDKEGTYISEYGTDLAKHKDAFGHAQLGGLAATLANIVKEKTGAKVRGIEFSLLQRCAAHLASLTDVNEAYMAGQAAVQHAVQGVTDKMVAFERAEQPEYKCNIKLINLTDVANTEKKVPLEWIINDGTGVSDEFAKYALPLIQGESRPPIEDGLPRFAKLKKVLAKK
- the glnA gene encoding type I glutamate--ammonia ligase; the encoded protein is MSRYGKEDVLKLVEELDVKFIRLQFTDIFGMLKNVAITSEQLEKALNNKCMFDGSSIEGFVRIEESDMYLAPDPNSFAVFPWRPQTGKVARLICDVLNPDGTPFEGDPRYVLKKALKKAADMGYEKFNVGPECEFFLFLTDNEGNPTIKTHDNAGYFDLGPVDLGENSRRDICLALEEMGFEIEASHHEVAPGQHEIDFKYQEALTTADNIMTFKMVVKTIAQKNSLHATFMPKPIFGINGSGMHTNISLFKDGKNAFYDETDSLQLSQEAYWFIGGLIKNIRSITAITNPTVNSYKRLVPGYEAPVYIAWSARNRSPLIRIPAARGEATRLELRCPDPSCNPYLALAVILIAGLDGIENKIQPPLPIDKNIFEMTEEQRLKEGILSLPGSLEEAINELEKSKLAEEILGKHIFVKYIEAKRKEWDDYRTKITKWELEHYLTKY
- a CDS encoding LysR family transcriptional regulator, whose product is MDVNLELYKVFYYVVKTGSISKASQELFISQPAVSQAIKKLESKLGGQLFTRAPKGIVLTPEGEVLFKYIEQGYNTILLAESKFMEAINLDLGNIRIGASDMTLKYFLLPYLEEFHKQFPKIRIKVTNGPSPETVNSLKMGSIDFGVVSLPLTNDETIDVSEVMEIQDCFVANYRFSDLTSREVSIKELVKYPIIMLEKNTSTRQYIDDYLSQHSVSLVPEFELATSDLIVQFACRGLGISCVVRNFAEESIKSGILFEIALEEKIPPRHIGIIKLRNVPLTAAAKKFMELIQNKTSIGKF